A genomic segment from Brachionichthys hirsutus isolate HB-005 unplaced genomic scaffold, CSIRO-AGI_Bhir_v1 contig_851, whole genome shotgun sequence encodes:
- the LOC137912945 gene encoding myocardin-related transcription factor B-like, with the protein MGLQTWRPSSSRLSSMACLDVETPAICMGKFKSVLQLRLQQRRTREQLIEQGIMPPLKTPVAFHEQIRNLERARTGNFLKHKLCSRPHRSELVRMHILEETQAEQSLQATQMKLKRARLTNDLNEKIAQRPGPMELVEKNILPVDEAVHGPTGDKVIYSKPPDMYSFEEDSSDALSPEQPPSSTSVSPSESGGTEAVVTSSNSNTPMQQAPPPNSQSAPDSISLSVTSEQLSNQQASQPQAITYVAPKIAPILVKQSLPKLSSDKSRSKRSKEPKPRVKKLKYHQYIPPDQKLELHEVQMDSAYARLLQQQQQFLQLQILSQQQYNYQAVVPSTIKPTTEVQTSCSSAVKSENSASNPVHPRRSQTNRKPDHLPAKLDEMKVAELKMELKLRSLPVSGTKTDLIERLKLYLESSNTLTSIGTTVVTAALQSESKKITPPASPIASKVSTLGLADSIMADGTAKLSNTVFLPVNATQRVEDCSETRSNEKNSEKDKRLHEKERQIEELIRKLEQEQRLVEELKIQLEVEKMSQQGNSPPHLSPLPPVQVKEENRTPSNCSASCSSPDVRAMVKQEKVEDQCHLLPNNEFTKSLQTVKMSETLQPVQAGAQILLQASPPAAAATIPLPASGIKLHTAASSADESLVQTAGQVPQTIESTAALQCSSQPLTRMWRMESTAQSLLGTVPAGECHVGASPDQAGPKTPTNESLHTTQQTFSEQPKFTSHVPKCKDPPRYEDAIKETRSMPVAVQTPTAASQQMDDLFDVLIESGEISPLIRQNPPSQDKALSVTASVTILPISMVLSHPPPLVQVAQLPPAQINPSASLAALTSDTRLKTLLDGILNTQTEPQTLKLMEEHSPIVTMEVDAVENTPPSYLNLHSANIDNMDWLDLNLSVQAGGVNSLDMSTPVGVFSSDFLDSSELHLNWD; encoded by the exons ATGGGACTCCAGACCTGGAGGCCAAGCTCATCACGACTGTCCTCTATGGCCTGCCTCGATGTGGAAACCCCGGCCATCTGCATGGGTAAATTCAAATCAG TCCTGCAGCTccgtctgcagcagaggagaactCGGGAGCAGCTCATAGAGCAAGGCATCATGCCAC CTCTGAAAACACCTGTTGCGTTTCATGAGCAGATTCGCAACCTAGAGAGAGCCAGG actgGGAACTTCTTAAAGCACAAACTCTGCAGCAGACCACATCGCTCTGAGCTTGTCCGTATGCACATATTAGAAG AGACGCAGGCTGAACAGTCCCTGCAGGCCACGCAGATGAAGCTGAAGCGAGCTCGACTGACCAATGACCTCAATGAGAAGATCGCCCAGCGGCCTGGACCCATGGAGCTGGTGGAGAAAAACATCCTGCCTGTTGATGAGGCCGTCCATG GCCCCACAGGTGATAAGGTAATCTACTCTAAGCCACCAGATATGTACAGCTTTGAGGAGGACAGCAGCGATGCCTTATCACCAGAACAGCCTCCCAGCTCTACGTCTGTCTCACCGAGTGAGTCTGGAGGGACGGAGGCCGTCGTGACTTCCTCCAACTCAAACACTCCCATGCAG CAGGCCCCGCCACCTAACTCTCAGTCCGCCCCTGATTCCATAAGCCTTAGCGTCACCAGTGAGCAACTAAGCAATCAACAAGCATCTCAACCTCAGGCAATCACTTACGTTGCTCCCAAAATTGCACCGATTCTTGTGAAG CAAAGCCTGCCCAAGCTGTCCAGCGATAAAAGCCGCAGCAAAAGGAGCAAAGAGCCCAAACCACGGGTGAAAAAGTTAAAGTACCATCAGTACATCCCCCCGGACCAGAAGCTGGAGCTCCATGAAGTGCAGATGGACTCGGCTTATGCTCGCctcttgcagcagcagcagcaattcCTGCAGCTCCAAATCTTAAGTCAGCAGCAGTACAACTACCAGGCTGTGGTGCCTTCCACAATCAA ACCGACAACTGAGGTGCAAACCAGCTGTTCCAGTGCTGTGAAAAGTGAAAACTCTGCATCTAACCCTGTGCACCCCCGGCGCAGTCAGACAAACCGCAAGCCGGATCATCTACCAGCTAAACTGGATGAGATGAAG GTTGCTGAGCTAAAAATGGAACTAAAACTCAGATCTTTGCCAGTTTCTGGAACGAAGACAGACCTAATCGAGAGGCTAAAGTTGTATCTGGAGAGCTCTAATACCCTGACTTCCATTGGGACAACAGTTGTCACAGCAGCTCTGCAgtcagaaagcaaaaaaataaccCCGCCTGCGTCCCCTATCGCGTCAAAGGTGTCTACTCTGGGCTTAGCGGACAGCATTATGGCAGACGGCACCGCCAAGCTTTCAAATACTGTGTTTCTGCCTGTGAACGCCACACAAAGAGTGGAGGATTGTTCAGAAACGAGGTCCAACGAGAAGAACTCTGAGAAGGACAAGCGCCTCCACGAGAAGGAGCGTCAGATTGAGGAGCTGATCAGGaaactggagcaggagcagaggttggtggaggagctgaagatcCAGCTGGAAGTTGAGAAGATGAGTCAGCAGGGCAATTCACCACCTCACCTCagccctcttcctcctgtccaggtcaaagaagaaaacagaaccCCTTCAAACTGCTCAGCATCCTGTAGTTCTCCTGATGTTAGAGCGATGGTCAAACAGGAGAAGGTTGAGGATCAGTGCCACCTACTTCCTAACAATGAGTTCACCAAAAGCCTCCAGACTGTGAAGATGTCTGAAACTCTGCAGCCTGTCCAGGCTGGAGCTCAGATCCTCCTTCAAGCAtcccctccagctgcagcagcaactatTCCACTCCCTGCCAGTGGCATTAAATTACACACTGCTGCTAGCAGCGCAGACGAAAGCCTCGTCCAGACTGCTGGACAGGTGCCACAGACAATAGAGTCCACCGCAGCACTGCAATGCAGCAGTCAGCCACTGACAAGG ATGTggaggatggagagcacagcgcAAAGTTTGCTCGGCACAGTTCCAGCAGGTGAATGTCATGTGGGAGCCTCCCCTGACCAAGCCGGCCCTAAAACGCCTACAAATGAG TCTCTCCATACCACCCAGCAAACGTTCTCGGAGCAGCCAAAATTTACAAGCCACGTGCCAAAGTGTAAAGACCCACCCCGCTATGAGGATGCAATCAAAGAGACACGCAGCATGCCAGTAGCTGTTCAG ACTCCAACTGCAGCTAGCCAGCAGATGGACGACCTTTTTGACGTGTTAATCGAGAGCGGTG AGATCTCCCCGTTGATCCGTCAGAATCCTCCCAGCCAGGACAAGGCTCTCTCAGTGACGGCCAGCGTAACCATCCTTCCCATCAGCATGGTCTTATCTCACCCTCCACCTTTGGTCCAAGTGGCCCAGCTGCCTCCCGCCCAAATCAACCCGTCTGCCAGCTTGGCAGCCCTGACCTCTGATACGCGACTTAAAACCCTCCTGGATGGCATCCTGAACACTCAGACTGAGCCACAGACGCTAAAGCTCATGGAAGAGCATTCGCCAATAGTTACCATGGAAGTGGACGCTGTTGAAAACACACCACCCTCATATTTGAACCTGCACAGTGCCAACATAGACAATATGGACTGGTTGGACCTCAACCTTTCTGTGCAAGCAGGGGGGGTCAATTCATTAGACATGTCAACGCCAGTGGGCGTCTTTTCTTCCGACTTCCTGGACTCCAGTGAACTACACTTGAACTGGGACTGA
- the LOC137912964 gene encoding U11/U12 small nuclear ribonucleoprotein 25 kDa protein-like, which yields MEEKNLDRIEGEGQSVKVEVVESNNETDKTEVPGPDAEEEDDEALPHSEILDIFEEGLARLVQDPLLCDLPIQVTLEEVNSQIALEYGQAMTVRVLKADGEVMPIVVVQNATVLDLKKAICRFMELKQQREGGVKHVSWKYVWRTYHLVFQGERLEDDKMRLKDYGIRNRDEVTFMKRLRKK from the exons ATGGAGGAGAAAAATCTGGATAGGATTGAGGGAGAAGGACAATCTGTAAAAGTCGAAGTGGTTGAAAGCAACAACGAAACAGACAAAACTGAGGTACCAGGTCCAGacgcagaggaggaagatgatgaggcTCTTCCTCACTCAGAGATCCTGGACATTTTCGAAGAGGGACTTGCTCGACTTGTCCAGGACCCTTTGCTCTGTGATCTACCAATCCAG GTGACTCTGGAGGAGGTAAATTCTCAGATTGCTTTGGAGTATGGCCAGGCAATGACTGTGAGAGTTCTAAAGGCAGATGGAGAAGTAATGC CTATAGTAGTGGTACAAAATGCCACTGTCCTTGACCTGAAAAAGGCCATTTGCAGATTCATGGAACTGAAGCAACAGCGTGAAGGTGGAGTGAAACATGTCAGCTG GAAGTATGTTTGGAGAACTTATCATTTAGTATTTCAAGGGGAAAGGCTTGAAGATGATAAGATGAGACTTAAAGA CTATGGCATCAGAAACAGAGATGAAGTCACGTTCATGAAGAGACTCAGGAAAAAGTGA
- the LOC137912959 gene encoding cell death-inducing p53-target protein 1-like, with the protein MSSDPPPPYPGGPSAPLFVEKNGQPVRTAPPQGHPLPPEYGPPPYEAPQPCFLPPHVPGEGPMPMAMPQPPPGGPYPPHPGHFPHLIPGQMGPGPGHFVHMGGHTATVLAPPGAATTVTVLQGEMFQTSPVQTVCPHCQQAIVTHISHDVGLMNTLFCLFCFFVGCDLGCCLIPCLIDDLKDVTHTCPYCKGYIYTYKRIC; encoded by the exons ATGTCCAGTGACCCTCCACCTCCGTACCCCGGAGGTCCCAGTGCACCTCTTTTTGTGGAGAAGAATGGACAACCTG TAAGAACTGCACCGCCGCAAGGGCATCCCTTACCACCGGAATATGGTCCTCCACCTTATGAGGCTCCACAACCATGCTTCCTTCCCCCACATGTCCCTGGAGAAGGGCCCATGCCCATGGCCATGCCTCAACCACCTCCAG GTGGCCCTTACCCTCCTCATCCCGGTCACTTTCCTCACCTGATTCCAGGACAGATGGGCCCCGGCCCTGGGCACTTTGTCCACATGGGGGGTCACACAGCAACTGTCCTTGCTCCTCCAGGAGCAGCCACCACTGTCACTGTACTGCAGGGGGAAATGTTCCAGACCTCGCCGGTTCAGACTGTGTGTCCGCACTGTCAACAGGCAATCGTCACCCACATCTCGCATGATGTCGGTCTCATGAACACCCTCTTCTGCCTCTTCTGCTTCTTTGTAGG GTGTGATCTCGGCTGCTGCTTGATTCCCTGTCTGATTGATGACCTCAAGGATGTGACACACACCTGCCCTTACTGTAAGGGCTACATTTACACATACAAGCGTATATGCTAA